One region of Bacillus thuringiensis genomic DNA includes:
- a CDS encoding ParA family protein, with product MAITITVGNYKGGVGKTTNAVLNSYEFAKKGKRTLLVDLDPQSNATKSLMLTKSILNPDDIVTVERTLMKGIQEGSLDGLEVEIVENLYLIPSYVDFQDFAKFLYKNCSSEAEEDHYFKGLLEKIKNKYDYIFIDVPPMSLEVTKNAVVASDYVLIALQTQERSLTGAENYVNELIKLKELYDLDIEVVGILPVLLKNNGKVDEYIMENAREIFGEENLFKNIVPQMERIKRFDVNGITEKDRHDMNVIELYEKISDELLSRIDMFEKMKVGV from the coding sequence ATGGCTATTACAATTACGGTAGGTAATTACAAAGGTGGAGTCGGTAAAACCACAAATGCTGTATTGAACTCTTATGAATTTGCTAAAAAGGGTAAGCGTACATTACTCGTTGACCTTGATCCACAAAGTAACGCAACAAAATCTCTGATGTTAACAAAATCCATTCTTAACCCTGATGACATTGTTACAGTAGAAAGAACATTAATGAAGGGAATACAAGAGGGCAGTTTAGACGGCTTAGAAGTAGAGATTGTGGAGAATTTATACTTAATTCCTTCTTACGTTGATTTTCAAGACTTCGCAAAATTTCTTTATAAAAATTGTTCTTCGGAAGCGGAAGAAGATCATTACTTTAAAGGGTTGCTAGAAAAAATAAAAAATAAATATGACTACATATTTATCGATGTTCCTCCAATGTCGCTAGAAGTTACGAAAAACGCCGTTGTAGCTTCTGATTATGTTCTAATTGCTCTACAAACGCAAGAACGTTCTCTTACTGGTGCAGAAAACTACGTAAATGAACTTATCAAGTTAAAAGAACTATATGACCTTGATATTGAAGTAGTTGGTATTCTTCCTGTCCTATTAAAAAACAATGGTAAGGTTGACGAATATATCATGGAAAATGCTCGTGAAATTTTCGGTGAAGAGAACCTATTCAAAAACATTGTCCCTCAAATGGAACGTATTAAAAGATTTGATGTGAATGGTATTACTGAAAAAGATAGACATGATATGAATGTAATTGAACTATACGAAAAGATTAGTGATGAATTATTATCTCGTATTGATATGTTTGAAAAAATGAAGGTTGGTGTGTAA
- a CDS encoding replication-relaxation family protein, with product MMSRDKIILNDLKRFRCMSRDDIIDLHFQGLKNAVTCCNTVMKRLRRDGHVDANISQQPYMYFPQPSTLRKTSQKIPHFLGIVDVYKQLIHYENPKLFKVEPKYGKDYMEPDAFTIWRRSPFFIEVQKSVYSKKVMQDKINRYELYFHSQEWHNELWQPKGSKFFPSILIITDKHYEISSSNLRIFQASSISNFMESLAIKI from the coding sequence ATGATGAGTAGAGATAAAATCATTTTGAACGATTTGAAACGATTTAGATGCATGTCCCGTGATGATATTATAGATTTGCATTTTCAAGGATTAAAGAATGCAGTTACTTGTTGTAATACGGTAATGAAACGATTAAGAAGAGATGGCCATGTGGATGCAAATATTTCGCAGCAACCCTACATGTATTTTCCTCAACCTAGCACACTTCGGAAAACTAGCCAAAAGATTCCCCACTTTCTCGGTATTGTGGACGTATACAAGCAACTCATTCATTATGAAAACCCAAAGCTATTTAAAGTTGAGCCAAAGTATGGCAAGGATTATATGGAACCTGATGCATTCACAATATGGCGCAGATCTCCATTTTTCATTGAGGTACAGAAGTCAGTTTACAGTAAAAAAGTTATGCAAGATAAAATCAACAGGTATGAATTATACTTTCACAGTCAGGAATGGCATAACGAATTATGGCAGCCTAAAGGATCTAAATTCTTTCCGTCAATCCTTATTATTACTGATAAGCATTATGAGATTAGTTCTTCTAATTTACGCATCTTTCAAGCTTCTTCAATTAGTAATTTCATGGAGAGTCTTGCGATAAAAATATAG
- a CDS encoding FtsK/SpoIIIE domain-containing protein — protein MGFVKDWFHKQNLKNQLIEVFGKAGLYVDHQTRGGKVSIFPQIHNISSTQESVRYIFTIPNGLDPKNIEKKWFCFQQILGRNVTIEGDIKRFVLNVFHSDAGLKLYNYSYKKWQPLLKQHSLPVVVGRDQLGNMIVYDMLDSHTPHLLIAGETGSGKSSMVRVVLSTLIQYMSPDKLHLYLGDLKNSEFHFLKGIKHVKEVCMEEIEIKIMLQKVWKEIRERRKLMEEYEVDHIDEYNNLNTDNQKPYILLAIDEVAMLQDEKECMNTVEKISAVGRALGVFLILSMQRPDAKVLDGKLKLNMTVRMGFKCDSTINSNIMGTPGSEHLKQSGQMIVKLNGLKKVQAPYLELSKAKQIVEPYRVPKEDMSLQNPSQKENPLFGVLDYDE, from the coding sequence ATGGGATTTGTAAAGGACTGGTTTCATAAACAAAATTTAAAGAATCAGCTTATAGAGGTATTTGGAAAAGCAGGTTTATATGTAGATCATCAAACAAGGGGCGGGAAAGTGTCTATTTTCCCACAGATACATAACATATCGTCCACACAAGAAAGTGTTAGATATATATTTACTATTCCAAACGGTTTGGATCCGAAGAACATTGAAAAGAAATGGTTTTGCTTTCAACAAATATTAGGACGTAATGTTACGATTGAAGGTGATATTAAACGATTTGTACTGAATGTATTTCATTCCGATGCGGGACTGAAGCTATACAATTACAGTTATAAGAAATGGCAGCCATTACTAAAACAACATAGTCTTCCTGTTGTGGTAGGACGGGATCAATTAGGAAACATGATTGTATATGACATGCTTGATTCACATACACCACATCTACTAATTGCAGGAGAAACAGGAAGTGGTAAAAGTAGTATGGTACGTGTTGTGCTGTCCACACTCATTCAATACATGTCCCCTGATAAATTACATTTGTACCTTGGGGATCTGAAGAACTCTGAGTTTCATTTTCTCAAAGGAATAAAGCACGTAAAAGAGGTTTGTATGGAAGAAATCGAAATAAAGATTATGCTTCAGAAAGTGTGGAAGGAAATACGCGAACGTAGAAAGTTGATGGAAGAGTATGAAGTGGATCACATTGATGAATACAACAATTTAAATACTGATAATCAGAAACCATATATCTTACTTGCTATTGACGAGGTAGCAATGTTGCAAGATGAAAAAGAGTGTATGAATACAGTTGAAAAAATATCAGCAGTCGGTAGGGCGCTTGGAGTCTTTCTGATACTCAGTATGCAGAGGCCAGATGCGAAAGTGTTAGACGGTAAATTAAAACTGAATATGACGGTAAGGATGGGATTTAAATGTGATAGTACGATTAACAGTAATATCATGGGTACACCGGGTTCCGAACACTTGAAGCAATCTGGACAAATGATAGTAAAGTTAAATGGATTAAAGAAAGTGCAAGCTCCTTACTTAGAATTAAGCAAAGCGAAACAAATTGTTGAACCTTACCGCGTTCCGAAAGAGGATATGAGTCTTCAGAATCCATCACAAAAAGAGAATCCATTATTTGGGGTGTTAGATTATGATGAGTAG
- a CDS encoding helix-turn-helix domain-containing protein produces MFGLGKNRTKFGRYLDSNEIAQIELERTSKLSTGTVSKLCNDKKYRPKFSTITQIVKGLKKLGKNIDEHDFWM; encoded by the coding sequence GTGTTCGGATTGGGGAAAAATCGCACAAAATTTGGTCGCTATTTAGATTCAAATGAAATAGCACAAATCGAATTAGAACGAACATCAAAATTAAGTACAGGTACTGTTTCTAAACTGTGTAACGATAAAAAATATAGACCGAAATTTTCAACGATAACTCAAATCGTTAAGGGATTAAAAAAGCTAGGGAAAAATATAGATGAACATGATTTTTGGATGTAG
- a CDS encoding IS6 family transposase, producing MKKENLFKWKHYQPDLILLTVRWYLRYNLSFRDLVEMMKERGLSISHTTIMRWVYQYGPELDKRIRRHLKQTNDSWRVDETYIKVTGQWMYLYRAVDSKGNTIDFCLSKTRDQKAAKRFFKKALRSFHVSKQRVITVDKNPAYPIAIEQLKKEKSTPDGMQLRQQKYLNNIVEQDHRFIKKRIRSMLGLKSFDTTISILSEVEPMHMIKKEQIIQNQKEFVHQLFGLVA from the coding sequence ATGAAAAAGGAAAATTTGTTTAAATGGAAGCATTATCAGCCTGATTTAATTTTGTTAACGGTAAGATGGTACCTACGGTATAACCTCAGTTTTCGTGATTTGGTGGAAATGATGAAGGAACGGGGTTTATCTATTTCTCATACTACGATTATGCGTTGGGTTTATCAGTATGGCCCTGAATTGGACAAACGAATTCGTCGTCACCTCAAGCAAACCAATGACTCTTGGAGAGTTGATGAAACATATATAAAAGTTACAGGGCAATGGATGTACCTGTACCGTGCTGTTGATTCGAAAGGAAACACAATCGATTTTTGTCTAAGCAAAACAAGAGACCAAAAGGCTGCAAAGCGCTTTTTCAAGAAAGCTTTGCGGTCTTTTCATGTTTCAAAGCAACGTGTGATAACAGTCGATAAGAATCCGGCTTATCCTATAGCAATTGAACAGTTGAAAAAAGAAAAAAGCACACCTGATGGTATGCAACTTAGACAACAAAAGTACTTGAATAATATAGTAGAACAAGATCATCGTTTTATAAAGAAGCGTATCCGTTCTATGCTAGGGCTCAAATCTTTTGACACAACTATATCCATTCTTTCTGAAGTAGAACCCATGCATATGATTAAAAAAGAACAGATTATCCAAAATCAGAAAGAATTCGTCCATCAATTGTTTGGACTTGTAGCATAA
- a CDS encoding response regulator transcription factor yields MNFSLCEQEKEVAILIAQGYTDVEIAHNLYVSRRRVGVIIASIKSKCKISSRVKIGILAYHLGWLHFEEIIRDDN; encoded by the coding sequence ATGAATTTTTCGTTATGTGAACAAGAAAAAGAAGTTGCTATTCTTATTGCACAAGGTTATACAGACGTTGAAATCGCTCACAATTTGTATGTTAGTAGAAGAAGGGTAGGGGTTATTATTGCATCAATTAAGTCTAAATGTAAAATATCTTCTCGAGTTAAGATAGGGATTCTTGCCTATCACTTAGGATGGTTACATTTTGAAGAAATTATAAGGGATGATAATTAA
- a CDS encoding peptidase domain-containing ABC transporter, with product MRKKVPYIEQMEHSECGLACLGMILGYHGYHVTLSELRNKFGTSKKGTSLYHLLEMGDSTHLKGKVYKADSDALNKIPCPAIIFWENKHYVVLEQIEEKYISIVDPLNGRRKISIEEFSNSYSGYVLKFEPDENFVTKEKKLKLNFLVKHILMHRKILISILLVSFLLQGIGLVIPKLTQWVVDKVIVPQNTEYITIMGLSVLGLFLFHQTFSILRGYLITRLQTLMDSSLMSAFISKLFSLQYSFFEARTSGELIYRANSNVIIRQILSSRAISLIIDMILIVGYAIMMFYLQWRLGLLVVLLCSIITGITLLSTRLIKKLSDQNLTVQTKTQSYLTESIHGICDVKVLGAEKKVFNHWHQLFHNQLKTSQKQNFLSTTLESFSAGIQFITPLILLWIGSIFILKGEFTIGELLGFSALATSFMVPIVSMGTTYSQLLFLGAYIQRLQDVMDSESESIDGHKFEDFQGKIEFKDVSFKYDYFGNEILSEINLTIEPGEKVAIVGPSGSGKSSLAKLLLGLYSPTNGHVSIDGRLLETLNLHALRSQMGAVLQETRLSHGSIIENIQILDKQIPQEKVVRASKLADIYEEILKQPMGYYTMISEGGSNFSGGQKQRLLLARALVNEPKILILDEATSALDNLSESRVQQNLRTLNCTQIIIAHRLSTVIDADRIVVLKDGKIQEMGNHQELLKKEGIYHQLYTIQEENRNEEVAI from the coding sequence ATGCGAAAAAAAGTGCCTTATATTGAACAGATGGAGCACAGTGAATGTGGCTTAGCTTGTCTGGGTATGATACTAGGTTACCATGGGTATCATGTAACGTTATCTGAATTACGAAATAAATTTGGAACATCTAAAAAGGGCACATCTCTTTATCATTTGTTGGAGATGGGGGATTCAACTCATCTGAAAGGAAAAGTTTATAAAGCAGATTCCGATGCATTAAATAAAATTCCATGCCCTGCAATTATCTTTTGGGAAAATAAGCATTATGTTGTTCTTGAGCAAATAGAAGAAAAATATATTTCCATTGTTGATCCTCTTAACGGGAGACGGAAAATTAGTATAGAAGAGTTTAGTAATTCTTATTCCGGGTATGTTCTCAAGTTTGAGCCAGATGAAAATTTTGTTACAAAAGAGAAGAAACTAAAACTTAACTTTCTTGTAAAACATATACTAATGCATAGGAAAATACTTATAAGTATTCTACTCGTATCCTTTTTATTGCAAGGAATTGGATTAGTCATTCCTAAATTAACGCAATGGGTTGTTGATAAGGTCATTGTACCTCAGAATACAGAATACATAACCATCATGGGACTAAGTGTGCTCGGTCTATTTTTGTTTCACCAAACATTCTCTATTCTTCGTGGATATTTAATAACTAGGCTTCAAACATTAATGGATTCTTCACTTATGTCAGCTTTTATCTCTAAATTATTTAGTCTTCAATACTCATTTTTTGAAGCAAGAACAAGTGGAGAACTTATATATCGAGCTAATTCAAATGTAATTATTAGACAAATTCTTTCTTCTCGCGCAATTTCTCTAATCATTGACATGATTTTGATTGTTGGATACGCAATAATGATGTTCTATCTACAGTGGAGATTAGGGTTGTTAGTAGTACTACTCTGCAGCATTATTACTGGTATCACATTATTAAGTACCCGTTTGATTAAGAAATTATCAGATCAAAACCTTACTGTGCAAACAAAAACACAGAGTTATTTAACAGAGAGTATTCATGGGATTTGTGATGTAAAGGTTCTAGGTGCTGAAAAAAAGGTTTTTAATCACTGGCATCAGTTATTTCATAATCAGTTGAAAACTTCTCAAAAACAAAATTTTCTTTCTACTACTCTAGAGTCCTTTAGTGCTGGAATACAATTTATTACTCCCCTTATTTTACTTTGGATTGGTTCAATATTTATACTAAAAGGGGAATTTACAATAGGTGAACTACTTGGTTTTTCGGCACTTGCTACATCATTTATGGTTCCTATCGTTTCTATGGGAACCACTTATTCTCAACTTTTATTTTTAGGAGCATACATACAGCGCTTACAAGATGTGATGGACAGTGAATCAGAAAGTATAGATGGTCATAAATTTGAGGATTTTCAAGGTAAAATTGAATTCAAAGATGTTTCATTTAAATATGATTATTTTGGAAATGAAATTCTTTCTGAAATCAATTTAACTATTGAACCGGGAGAAAAAGTTGCCATAGTTGGACCATCGGGTTCAGGGAAAAGCTCATTGGCAAAATTACTGTTAGGGCTGTATTCACCCACTAACGGTCACGTCAGCATTGATGGGAGATTACTTGAGACATTGAATTTGCACGCTTTACGTAGTCAAATGGGAGCTGTTTTACAAGAAACTAGATTGTCTCATGGAAGTATAATAGAAAATATTCAAATTTTAGATAAGCAAATCCCTCAAGAAAAAGTAGTACGAGCATCTAAGCTCGCAGACATTTATGAAGAAATCCTTAAGCAACCTATGGGCTACTATACAATGATATCTGAGGGTGGCAGTAATTTTTCAGGTGGTCAAAAACAACGGCTTCTTTTAGCTCGTGCTTTAGTCAATGAACCAAAAATATTAATTCTAGACGAGGCGACTTCAGCCTTAGATAATCTTTCTGAATCACGCGTTCAGCAGAATTTACGAACATTAAACTGTACTCAAATCATCATTGCCCATCGATTATCTACAGTCATAGATGCAGACCGTATTGTTGTTTTAAAGGATGGGAAAATTCAAGAAATGGGAAATCATCAAGAGTTGTTAAAAAAAGAAGGCATTTATCATCAACTATACACTATTCAAGAGGAGAATCGAAATGAAGAAGTGGCAATTTAA
- a CDS encoding S8 family serine peptidase, giving the protein MKKWQFKLCNITLIFTTIILFTFTFNKSSNAQTEHDQLIMFTDSKISNEVNQFLEKKYPDLKKTVIPEIAVVKLEETNNKQYSKAISEIKGKFHNEIESIGPESKIINPKESSLNAIISKEEIVPSSTQNIEEKAKLYEVLGWDIKKITEDGKSFKKQKGNHNVKIALIDSGIDFNHPDLKDNIISKGKSFVPNIDNTDDNMGHGTMAAGSIAANGNMLGVGPNLGIIPYKVMDNWQDGAESAWVTQAIIAAANDGVDVINLSLGTYKSLNKPEDQVVIESYKRAVKYAHKRGVIVVASAGNESLDNTNPALIAEKRGFSGDMQVHLPGGGVPSLLTVSATDKDDLLSSYSNYGGISVAAPAGDYGPEWATQQKLDPFSMTLTTYPTNLPQPPISKALNLPEGYVLMAGTSVAAPKVSGAVGVLIAEQQKSGRKPLTLAKLEKILKNSSTDLGAYGKDPKYGYGLINVNKALEFIK; this is encoded by the coding sequence ATGAAGAAGTGGCAATTTAAATTATGCAATATAACTTTAATTTTTACTACTATTATCCTTTTTACATTTACTTTCAATAAGTCTAGTAATGCACAGACTGAACATGACCAATTAATTATGTTTACTGACTCAAAAATTTCGAATGAAGTAAATCAATTTCTTGAGAAAAAATATCCGGATTTGAAGAAAACTGTAATTCCTGAAATTGCAGTGGTTAAACTGGAAGAAACCAACAACAAACAGTATTCGAAAGCAATCAGTGAAATTAAGGGGAAATTTCATAATGAAATTGAATCTATTGGACCAGAGAGTAAAATTATTAATCCAAAAGAGAGTAGCTTAAACGCTATTATTTCTAAGGAGGAAATTGTTCCTTCTTCTACCCAAAATATAGAAGAAAAGGCAAAACTTTATGAAGTATTGGGTTGGGATATAAAAAAAATTACTGAAGATGGAAAAAGTTTTAAAAAGCAAAAAGGAAATCATAATGTAAAAATAGCTCTAATTGATAGTGGTATTGACTTCAATCATCCAGATTTAAAAGATAATATTATTTCTAAAGGAAAGTCATTTGTTCCCAATATAGATAATACTGATGATAACATGGGGCATGGTACTATGGCAGCTGGCTCTATAGCAGCTAACGGAAATATGCTAGGCGTTGGTCCTAATTTAGGAATTATTCCTTATAAAGTTATGGATAATTGGCAAGATGGGGCTGAATCAGCTTGGGTCACACAAGCAATTATTGCAGCTGCAAATGATGGAGTAGACGTTATTAATTTAAGCTTAGGTACTTACAAATCATTAAATAAACCAGAAGATCAAGTTGTCATAGAATCATATAAACGTGCTGTCAAGTATGCTCATAAGCGTGGAGTTATTGTTGTGGCTAGTGCAGGCAATGAAAGTTTGGATAATACTAATCCAGCTCTTATAGCAGAAAAACGAGGTTTTTCCGGTGATATGCAAGTGCACCTTCCAGGTGGTGGGGTTCCATCCTTACTTACTGTTTCAGCTACTGATAAAGATGATTTACTGTCATCTTATTCAAACTATGGTGGGATTTCTGTAGCCGCTCCTGCTGGAGATTATGGTCCAGAGTGGGCTACTCAGCAAAAGTTAGATCCTTTTTCTATGACATTAACTACTTATCCAACTAATTTACCACAACCGCCGATAAGTAAAGCTTTAAACTTACCTGAAGGTTATGTATTGATGGCAGGAACTAGTGTTGCAGCACCAAAAGTATCTGGAGCAGTTGGGGTTCTTATCGCTGAGCAACAAAAGAGTGGACGAAAGCCTCTAACATTAGCTAAGCTAGAAAAAATATTGAAAAATAGTTCAACAGATTTAGGAGCATATGGAAAAGATCCTAAATATGGATATGGCTTAATAAATGTTAATAAAGCTTTAGAATTTATCAAATAA
- a CDS encoding IS6 family transposase yields MEKQNLFKWKHYQSDIILLTVRWYLRYNLSFRDLVEMMEERGLSLVHTTITRWVHQYGPELDKRIRRHLKSTNDSWRVDETYVKVKGQWMYLYRAVDSKGNTIDFSLSKTRDQKAAKRFFKKALRSFHVSKPRAITVDKNPAYSIAIEQLKKEKSIPDGMQLRQQKYLNNVVEQDHRFIKKHIRSMLGLKSFDTAISILSGVKAMHMIKTVVDNEVSISCCNNVSLI; encoded by the coding sequence ATGGAAAAGCAAAATCTATTCAAGTGGAAACATTATCAATCGGATATTATTTTATTAACCGTAAGATGGTACCTACGGTACAACCTTAGTTTTCGTGATTTAGTCGAAATGATGGAAGAACGTGGGCTATCCCTTGTTCATACAACTATCACGCGATGGGTTCATCAATATGGTCCCGAATTAGATAAGCGAATACGACGTCATCTCAAGTCAACCAATGATTCTTGGCGAGTCGATGAGACGTATGTGAAAGTCAAAGGTCAATGGATGTACCTATATCGTGCTGTTGATTCGAAAGGAAACACAATCGATTTTTCTCTAAGCAAAACAAGAGACCAAAAGGCTGCAAAGCGCTTTTTCAAGAAAGCTTTGCGGTCTTTTCATGTTTCAAAGCCACGTGCGATAACAGTCGATAAGAATCCGGCTTATTCTATAGCAATTGAACAGTTGAAAAAAGAAAAAAGCATACCTGATGGTATGCAACTTAGACAACAAAAGTACTTGAATAATGTAGTAGAACAAGATCATCGCTTTATAAAGAAGCATATCCGTTCTATGCTAGGACTCAAATCTTTTGACACAGCTATATCTATTCTTTCTGGAGTAAAAGCCATGCATATGATTAAAACAGTTGTGGATAATGAAGTCTCTATCTCCTGTTGCAATAATGTATCTTTAATATAA
- a CDS encoding lichenicidin A2 family type 2 lantibiotic → MNRNQIIEELAENHPAGAKLVEVSKDELSRTYGGGDVQPETSPACAVGGAVAGGLWVAHTVSYWNC, encoded by the coding sequence ATGAATCGTAATCAAATTATTGAAGAATTAGCAGAAAATCATCCAGCAGGGGCTAAACTAGTTGAAGTTTCTAAAGATGAATTATCACGCACTTATGGCGGTGGAGATGTTCAACCTGAAACTAGTCCTGCCTGTGCGGTTGGTGGAGCCGTTGCAGGTGGACTCTGGGTCGCTCATACAGTATCATATTGGAATTGCTAA
- a CDS encoding IS6 family transposase, with translation MKKENLFKWKHYQPDLILLTVRWYLRYNLSFRDLVEMMKERGLSISHTTIMCWVHQYSPELDKRIRRHLKSTNDSWRVDETYVKVKGQWMYLYRAVDSKGNTIDFSLSKTRDQKATKRFFKKALRSFHVSKPRAITVDKNPAYSIAIEPLKKEKSIPDGMQLRQQKYLNNVVEQDHRFIKKHIRSMLGLKSFDTAISILSGVKGMHMIKKEQINLRNQSIQHEMKFIHQLFGMAA, from the coding sequence ATGAAAAAGGAAAATTTGTTTAAATGGAAGCATTATCAGCCTGATTTAATTTTGTTAACGGTAAGATGGTACTTACGGTATAACCTCAGTTTTCGTGATTTGGTGGAAATGATGAAGGAACGGGGGTTATCTATTTCTCATACCACGATTATGTGTTGGGTTCATCAGTATAGCCCTGAATTGGACAAACGAATTCGTCGTCATCTCAAGTCAACCAATGATTCTTGGCGAGTCGATGAGACGTATGTGAAAGTCAAAGGTCAATGGATGTACCTATATCGTGCTGTTGATTCGAAAGGAAACACAATCGATTTTTCTCTAAGCAAAACAAGAGACCAAAAGGCTACAAAGCGCTTTTTCAAGAAAGCTTTGCGGTCTTTTCATGTTTCAAAGCCACGTGCGATAACAGTCGATAAGAATCCAGCTTATTCTATAGCAATTGAACCGTTGAAAAAAGAAAAAAGCATACCTGATGGTATGCAACTTAGACAACAAAAGTACTTGAACAATGTAGTAGAACAAGATCATCGCTTTATAAAGAAGCATATCCGTTCTATGCTAGGACTCAAATCTTTTGACACAGCTATATCTATTCTTTCTGGAGTAAAAGGCATGCATATGATTAAAAAAGAACAGATTAATTTACGGAACCAGTCTATCCAACATGAAATGAAGTTTATTCATCAACTATTCGGAATGGCTGCATAA